One genomic region from Salinicola endophyticus encodes:
- a CDS encoding carbon starvation protein A gives MITFIASILLLIAGYFTYGKFVERVFVADRKRRTPAFTMRDNIDYVPMNSTRNSLIQLLNIAGVGPIFGPILGALYGPVAFVWIVIGCIFAGAVHDYLTGMISIRNHGAHLPQLAGKFLGKAMKHVVNGFAILLLLLVGTVFVTSPAALLANMTPLSITLITMVIFAYYLLATLLPIDKIIGRIYPYFGALLLFSALGIGLGMIFTGAPIPELSFENMHPQHAPIFPLLFLTISCGALSGFHATQTPIISRTTENEGSGRKIFYGMMITEGVIAMIWAAAAMSLFHGDQTLSDVLAAGGPAAVVSQVSTTMLGAVGGTLAVLGVIVLPITSGDTAFRSARMIIADYLKVDQRPLVRRLLIAAPLFVISYALTHIDFTLLWRYFSWANQTTAVIALWVATMYLVLSRKPYLITLIPALFMTMATFTYLAYAPIGFGLTLQVSYVVAAIGTLICVALFMKRVRRLSGGIFAVDEPEAPRRKANGQLGELATD, from the coding sequence ATGATCACATTCATCGCATCGATCCTGCTATTGATAGCGGGCTACTTCACCTATGGAAAATTCGTGGAGCGTGTCTTTGTCGCCGATCGCAAGCGGCGTACGCCAGCCTTCACCATGCGCGACAACATCGACTACGTGCCGATGAATTCCACGCGCAACTCGCTGATCCAACTACTCAACATCGCCGGGGTGGGGCCGATCTTCGGGCCTATCCTGGGGGCGCTATATGGGCCGGTCGCCTTCGTCTGGATCGTCATCGGCTGCATCTTCGCCGGTGCTGTGCACGACTATCTCACCGGGATGATCTCGATCCGCAACCATGGCGCGCACCTGCCGCAGCTGGCGGGCAAGTTCCTGGGCAAGGCGATGAAGCACGTGGTCAACGGCTTCGCCATCCTGCTGCTGCTGCTGGTGGGGACGGTCTTCGTCACCTCGCCGGCGGCGCTGCTGGCCAACATGACGCCGCTCTCGATCACGCTGATCACCATGGTGATCTTCGCCTACTACCTGCTGGCGACCCTGCTGCCGATCGATAAGATCATCGGCCGTATCTACCCCTACTTCGGCGCACTGCTGCTGTTCAGCGCGCTGGGGATCGGTCTGGGCATGATCTTTACCGGGGCGCCGATTCCGGAGCTGTCGTTCGAGAACATGCATCCGCAGCATGCGCCGATCTTCCCGCTGCTGTTCCTGACCATCTCCTGCGGTGCGCTCTCCGGTTTCCACGCCACCCAGACCCCGATCATCTCGCGCACCACCGAGAACGAGGGCAGCGGGCGCAAGATCTTCTACGGCATGATGATCACCGAAGGGGTCATCGCCATGATCTGGGCCGCCGCCGCGATGAGCCTGTTCCACGGTGACCAGACTCTTTCCGACGTGCTCGCCGCCGGTGGCCCCGCTGCTGTGGTCAGCCAGGTCTCCACCACCATGCTCGGCGCTGTCGGTGGCACCCTGGCGGTGCTCGGCGTCATCGTGCTGCCGATCACCTCCGGCGATACGGCCTTCCGTAGCGCGCGCATGATCATCGCCGACTACCTCAAGGTCGACCAGCGTCCGCTGGTGCGCCGTCTGCTGATCGCCGCGCCGCTGTTCGTGATCTCCTACGCGCTGACCCATATCGACTTCACCCTGCTGTGGCGCTACTTCTCCTGGGCCAACCAGACCACCGCGGTGATCGCGCTGTGGGTCGCCACCATGTACCTGGTGCTGTCGCGCAAGCCGTACCTGATCACCCTGATCCCGGCGCTGTTCATGACCATGGCCACCTTCACCTACCTGGCCTACGCGCCGATCGGTTTCGGCCTGACGCTGCAGGTGAGCTACGTGGTCGCGGCGATCGGTACGCTGATCTGCGTGGCGCTGTTCATGAAGCGCGTGCGCCGGCTGAGCGGCGGCATCTTCGCCGTCGACGAGCCGGAGGCGCCGCGCCGCAAGGCCAACGGCCAGCTCGGCGAGCTGGCGACCGACTGA
- a CDS encoding NADP-dependent isocitrate dehydrogenase, whose amino-acid sequence MSNTPKIIYTLTDEAPALATYSLLPIIEAFTGTAGITVETRDISLAGRVLAQFPDLLDDSQRVSDDLAELGQLAKTPEANIIKLPNISASGPQLKATIKELKSQGYPLPDYPDEPKNDEEKAIKAAYDKAKGSAVNPVLREGNSDRRAPKSVKNYARKYPHRMGEWSSDSQSHVAHMSDGDFYGSERSAIIEQAGKLKIELKQKDGSSQVLKEGLAVQADEVVDAAVMSSRQLRNFIDSEIKDAKKRGVLFSLHLKATMMKVSDPIMFGIVVEEFYKEALEKHADALKLAGFNPSSGIGDLYSAIEKLPSEQQDAIKADIDALYQERPSLAMVNSHKGITNLHVPSDVIIDASMPAMIRDSGKMWGTDDALHDTKAVIPDRCYATIYQTVIEDCKQHGAFDPTTMGSVPNVGLMAQKAEEYGSHDKTFHIPADGTVVVTDEHGHTLFSHDVETGDIWRMCQAKDAPIKDWVKLAVTRARASDTPAIFWLDANRAHDARLIEKVETYLEEHDTSGLDIRILSPVEAMKVSLERIRKGEDTISVTGNVLRDYLTDLFPIMELGTSAKMLSVVPLMNGGGLFETGAGGSAPKHVQQFLEENHLRWDSLGEFLALAASLEHLGNTFDNARAKVLSATLDKANGEFLDADKSPKRKVGELDNRGSHFYLALYWAKQLAEQSEDAELKSLFSEIAKTLEESEKTIVDELNAVQGRPVDIKGYYNPSRGLASQAMRPSQTLNAALDKLYKAS is encoded by the coding sequence ATGTCCAATACGCCGAAGATCATCTACACCCTGACCGACGAAGCCCCGGCACTGGCCACCTACTCTCTGCTGCCGATCATCGAGGCCTTCACCGGCACCGCCGGCATCACCGTCGAGACCCGCGACATCTCGCTGGCCGGCCGCGTGCTGGCACAGTTCCCCGACCTGCTCGACGACAGCCAGCGCGTCAGCGACGACCTCGCCGAGCTGGGCCAGCTGGCCAAGACGCCGGAAGCCAATATCATCAAGCTGCCCAACATCAGCGCCTCCGGTCCGCAGCTCAAGGCCACCATCAAGGAGCTGAAGAGCCAAGGCTACCCGCTGCCGGACTACCCGGACGAGCCCAAGAACGACGAAGAGAAAGCGATCAAAGCGGCCTACGACAAGGCCAAGGGCAGCGCGGTCAACCCGGTGCTGCGCGAAGGCAACTCGGACCGTCGTGCGCCCAAGTCGGTCAAGAACTACGCCCGCAAGTACCCGCACCGCATGGGCGAGTGGAGCAGTGACTCGCAGTCCCACGTCGCCCACATGAGCGACGGCGACTTCTACGGCAGCGAGCGGTCGGCGATCATCGAACAGGCCGGCAAGCTCAAGATCGAGCTCAAGCAGAAAGATGGCAGCAGCCAGGTGCTCAAGGAGGGCCTTGCGGTCCAGGCCGACGAAGTGGTCGACGCCGCGGTCATGAGCAGCCGCCAGTTGCGCAACTTCATCGACAGCGAGATCAAGGACGCCAAGAAGCGCGGCGTGCTCTTCTCGCTGCACCTCAAGGCGACCATGATGAAGGTCTCCGACCCGATCATGTTCGGCATCGTGGTCGAGGAGTTCTACAAGGAAGCGCTGGAGAAGCACGCCGACGCCCTCAAGCTGGCCGGCTTCAACCCCAGCAGCGGCATCGGCGATCTCTACAGCGCGATCGAGAAGCTGCCGAGCGAGCAGCAGGACGCGATCAAGGCCGACATCGACGCGCTCTACCAGGAGCGTCCGTCGCTGGCGATGGTCAACTCGCACAAGGGCATCACCAACCTGCACGTGCCCTCCGATGTGATCATCGACGCTTCGATGCCGGCGATGATCCGCGACTCGGGCAAGATGTGGGGCACCGATGACGCCCTGCACGACACCAAGGCGGTGATCCCGGACCGCTGCTACGCCACCATCTACCAGACCGTGATCGAGGACTGCAAGCAGCACGGCGCCTTCGATCCGACCACCATGGGCAGCGTGCCCAACGTGGGCCTGATGGCACAGAAGGCCGAGGAGTACGGCTCCCACGACAAGACCTTCCACATCCCGGCCGATGGCACCGTGGTGGTCACCGACGAGCACGGCCACACCCTGTTCAGTCACGACGTCGAAACCGGCGACATCTGGCGCATGTGCCAGGCCAAGGACGCGCCGATCAAGGACTGGGTCAAGCTCGCGGTCACCCGCGCGCGCGCCAGCGACACCCCGGCGATCTTCTGGCTCGACGCCAACCGTGCGCACGACGCACGCCTGATCGAGAAGGTCGAGACCTACCTCGAGGAGCACGACACCAGCGGTCTGGATATCCGTATCCTCAGCCCGGTCGAAGCGATGAAAGTCTCCCTCGAGCGTATCCGCAAGGGCGAAGACACCATCTCCGTCACCGGTAACGTGCTGCGCGACTACCTCACCGACCTGTTCCCGATCATGGAGCTGGGCACCAGCGCCAAGATGCTCTCGGTGGTCCCGCTGATGAACGGCGGCGGCCTGTTCGAGACCGGCGCCGGTGGCTCCGCACCCAAGCACGTGCAGCAGTTCCTCGAAGAGAACCACCTGCGCTGGGATTCGCTGGGCGAGTTCCTGGCTCTGGCGGCGTCGCTCGAGCATCTCGGCAACACCTTCGACAACGCTCGCGCCAAGGTACTCTCCGCAACCCTGGACAAGGCCAATGGCGAGTTCCTGGATGCCGACAAGTCGCCCAAGCGCAAGGTCGGTGAGCTCGACAACCGTGGCAGCCACTTCTACCTGGCGCTCTACTGGGCCAAGCAGCTCGCTGAGCAGAGTGAAGACGCCGAACTGAAGTCGCTGTTCAGCGAGATCGCCAAGACTCTGGAAGAGAGCGAGAAGACCATCGTCGACGAGCTCAATGCCGTCCAGGGGCGTCCGGTCGACATCAAGGGCTACTACAACCCCAGCCGTGGACTGGCGAGCCAGGCCATGCGCCCGAGCCAGACCCTCAACGCCGCGCTGGACAAGCTCTACAAGGCCTCCTGA
- a CDS encoding beta-propeller fold lactonase family protein, which produces MSSSDFDTVVYVANAGDGTIGSYRLHREHGRLEPLATTPAAENVMPLAISPDRRFLYAAIRSQPLRVLSYRIEDDGALTPLGSGRLDGSMAYIATDRSGRHLLAASYGDSVVSVSPIGADGVVGDASQTCPTGSRAHAILATPDDRHVLATNLGDDRLAQFRFDGQLTPNTPDAAATDANVGPRHFVFSPCGRFVYVLGEFDASVTTFALDADSGTLSRLGVCAGLPPESELARGMPREEIPQGDDTPRIWAADLHVSPDGRHLYLSERTTSTLSTLRVDPESGSLTFVTNQPTVAQPRGFEIDPQGEFLVAAGERSDHLALYRVDAASGELTHASDAPAGNKANWIEIVTLAR; this is translated from the coding sequence ATGTCGTCATCCGATTTCGATACCGTCGTCTACGTGGCCAATGCCGGCGACGGAACCATCGGCAGCTATCGCCTGCACCGCGAACACGGCCGGCTCGAGCCGCTCGCCACCACGCCGGCTGCGGAGAACGTGATGCCACTGGCGATCAGCCCGGACCGCCGCTTCCTGTATGCCGCCATTCGCAGCCAGCCGCTGCGCGTGCTGAGCTACCGCATCGAGGACGACGGTGCGCTCACGCCGCTGGGCAGCGGCCGCCTCGACGGCAGCATGGCGTATATCGCCACCGACCGCAGCGGGCGCCATCTGCTCGCCGCCTCCTACGGCGACAGCGTGGTCAGCGTCAGCCCGATCGGTGCCGACGGTGTGGTCGGCGACGCCAGTCAGACCTGCCCTACCGGCAGCCGCGCCCACGCCATTCTTGCGACCCCGGACGACCGCCATGTGCTCGCTACCAATCTCGGCGACGACCGCCTGGCGCAGTTCCGCTTCGATGGCCAGTTGACCCCGAACACGCCGGACGCCGCCGCCACCGACGCCAACGTCGGCCCACGCCACTTCGTGTTCTCTCCCTGCGGGCGCTTCGTCTACGTGCTCGGCGAGTTCGATGCCAGCGTCACCACCTTCGCCCTGGATGCCGACAGCGGCACCCTCAGCCGGCTCGGCGTGTGTGCCGGCCTGCCGCCGGAGAGCGAGCTGGCCCGCGGCATGCCGCGCGAAGAGATCCCGCAGGGCGACGACACCCCGCGGATCTGGGCCGCGGATCTGCATGTCAGCCCGGATGGCCGCCACCTCTATCTGTCGGAGCGCACCACCAGCACCCTGAGCACCCTGCGCGTCGACCCCGAGAGCGGCAGCCTGACCTTCGTCACCAATCAGCCCACGGTGGCCCAGCCGCGCGGTTTCGAGATCGACCCGCAGGGCGAGTTCCTGGTCGCCGCCGGCGAGCGCAGCGATCATCTCGCGCTCTACCGGGTCGATGCCGCCAGCGGCGAACTGACCCATGCCAGCGACGCGCCGGCCGGTAACAAGGCCAACTGGATCGAGATCGTCACCCTGGCACGCTGA
- a CDS encoding DNA topoisomerase IB, protein MPSSTPRRVTRHRCGKGFTYRTPDGNTLKDKRWREWIAELAIPPAWRDVEVFLDRRHRIHATGRDSAGRKQYVYNDDWREQRELEKFDRMVEFAGRLTRMRRVTGQHLTLDGMPREKVLACMVRLIDSAYFRPGSERYRQENDSYGLTTMRSKHLTIDGDELIFDYQGKSGQQQHRVVEDARLAAIVAELDDIPGYEIFKYFDDAGNKTRVDSHDLNDYIHEVMGERFSAKDFRTWAGTSIAALALDELGLGEDDQSSEKNVREAVARVAERLGNTPSIAKASYIDPRVVESYLDGRTLSHFRQLVEAEIDHGETLTSPDERAILELLRSRLKREGA, encoded by the coding sequence ATGCCCTCTTCGACCCCGCGGCGCGTCACGCGCCACCGCTGCGGCAAAGGCTTCACCTATCGCACCCCCGACGGCAACACCCTCAAGGACAAGCGCTGGCGCGAGTGGATCGCCGAGCTCGCCATCCCGCCGGCCTGGCGCGACGTGGAGGTGTTCCTCGACAGGCGCCATCGGATCCACGCCACCGGCCGCGACAGTGCCGGGCGCAAGCAGTATGTCTACAACGACGACTGGCGCGAGCAGCGCGAACTCGAGAAGTTCGACCGCATGGTCGAGTTCGCCGGCCGTCTGACCCGCATGCGCCGGGTCACCGGACAGCACCTGACCCTCGACGGCATGCCCCGGGAGAAGGTGCTGGCGTGCATGGTACGCCTGATCGACAGCGCCTACTTTCGCCCCGGCAGCGAGCGCTACCGCCAGGAGAACGACTCCTACGGGCTCACCACCATGCGCTCGAAGCACCTCACCATCGACGGGGACGAACTCATCTTCGACTACCAGGGCAAGAGCGGCCAGCAGCAGCACCGGGTGGTCGAGGACGCGCGCCTGGCGGCGATCGTCGCCGAACTCGACGACATTCCCGGCTACGAGATCTTCAAGTACTTCGACGATGCCGGGAACAAGACCCGCGTCGACAGCCACGACCTCAACGACTATATCCACGAGGTGATGGGCGAGCGCTTCAGCGCCAAGGATTTTCGCACCTGGGCGGGCACCTCGATCGCCGCCCTGGCGCTCGACGAGCTGGGCCTGGGCGAAGACGATCAGAGCAGCGAGAAGAACGTGCGCGAGGCGGTGGCGCGGGTAGCCGAACGGCTCGGCAACACTCCCAGCATCGCCAAGGCGAGCTATATCGACCCGCGGGTGGTGGAGAGCTATCTCGACGGACGTACGCTGTCGCACTTCCGCCAGCTGGTGGAGGCCGAGATCGACCATGGCGAGACGCTGACCAGCCCCGACGAGCGTGCCATCCTCGAGCTGCTGCGCAGCCGCCTGAAGCGCGAGGGGGCGTGA
- a CDS encoding aspartate/glutamate racemase family protein — MPEAVSQMPCEGGEFRLGVMMLATRFPRPLGDIGNPASFTYPVRHMTVAAASVPAVVSAQIAEPVVSAFVGVGQRLIAAGVDCLATSCGFVCAIHDRLQAQLPVPLVSSALNLVPWLHARHAAQGPIGILTFDADTLSRAHFGRFWREGCVIHGLQHSAHFYPTIRFDRPQWNTDQVACEVLEAALSLQRRQPDMAALLLECTNLSPYRQRLAAALGLPVYDIHDAIAMTRRGGAA; from the coding sequence GTGCCAGAGGCTGTGTCCCAGATGCCCTGCGAGGGGGGCGAGTTTCGTCTCGGGGTGATGATGCTCGCAACGCGTTTTCCGCGCCCGCTCGGCGACATCGGCAACCCTGCCAGCTTCACCTATCCGGTGCGCCATATGACCGTGGCCGCGGCCAGTGTGCCCGCCGTGGTCAGCGCGCAGATCGCCGAGCCGGTGGTTTCCGCCTTCGTCGGCGTGGGGCAGCGGTTGATCGCTGCCGGTGTGGACTGCCTGGCGACCTCCTGCGGCTTCGTCTGCGCCATTCACGATCGCCTGCAGGCGCAGCTGCCGGTGCCGCTGGTCTCCTCGGCACTCAATCTGGTTCCATGGCTGCATGCGCGGCATGCCGCCCAGGGGCCGATCGGTATTCTCACCTTCGATGCCGATACCTTGAGCCGTGCCCACTTCGGCCGTTTCTGGCGCGAGGGCTGCGTCATCCACGGGCTGCAGCACAGCGCCCACTTCTACCCCACCATCCGCTTCGATCGCCCGCAATGGAACACCGATCAGGTGGCATGCGAGGTGCTCGAGGCGGCGTTGTCATTGCAACGTCGCCAGCCCGACATGGCGGCGCTGCTGCTAGAGTGCACCAATCTGTCGCCCTACCGGCAGCGATTGGCGGCCGCGCTCGGCCTGCCGGTCTACGACATTCACGACGCCATCGCCATGACTCGTCGGGGTGGCGCAGCATGA
- a CDS encoding TRAP transporter large permease subunit, which yields MWLVLVPMALLFAIILLPLPRIGGNVMLGLLAAALAAALLGGLGPMALMTAAISGIDKLSWVIMLSIFGSLYAEAQVRIGAMQTALDGFRALFGRSTTGLVCAVILTLVLSGSLLGDAIAAATVIGLLVVPTLASLKLSGERIAVIIVMGAVIGSGMPPISQSFFLAASLTGIEPGQILGWAYATMSVSVVLAMVVGAWLARGHTSTALLTAPEPLLQVLVQRWRTLIPMAVLLVIVISASLGFNVFERTPGLAELVAWLERIPIVKGLAFRVVLAVIVALAVSFAFRAVRRQAGAVFSSGLKNVAKTVQIQLCAGVMVGVFYQAGLIDLVQQATAHLAAHWMAAAGGLATLAVGMLTGSQTTSQTMIVSMMAPALTHLGSDPTHVAVGAAHLAMAGQSMPPVGLTTFVVTGLVGGIVGVKVDPVKTMLLALPVTVYFTLVGFVFWFMG from the coding sequence ATGTGGCTGGTACTCGTTCCGATGGCGCTGCTGTTCGCCATCATTCTGCTACCGCTCCCGCGTATCGGTGGCAATGTCATGCTGGGGCTGCTGGCCGCGGCGCTGGCTGCCGCGCTGCTCGGCGGCCTGGGGCCGATGGCCTTGATGACGGCCGCCATCAGCGGCATCGACAAGCTCTCCTGGGTGATCATGCTGTCGATCTTCGGCAGCCTCTACGCCGAGGCGCAGGTGCGCATCGGTGCCATGCAGACCGCCCTGGACGGCTTTCGCGCGCTGTTCGGACGCTCGACCACGGGGCTGGTGTGTGCGGTGATCCTGACCCTGGTGCTGAGCGGCTCGCTGCTTGGCGATGCCATCGCCGCGGCGACCGTGATCGGGCTGCTGGTGGTGCCGACACTGGCGTCGCTCAAGCTGAGCGGCGAGCGTATCGCGGTGATCATCGTGATGGGGGCGGTGATCGGCTCCGGCATGCCGCCGATCTCGCAGTCGTTCTTCCTGGCGGCATCGCTGACCGGCATCGAGCCTGGTCAGATTCTGGGCTGGGCCTATGCCACCATGAGCGTCAGCGTGGTGCTGGCGATGGTCGTCGGCGCGTGGCTGGCGCGCGGACACACCTCGACTGCGCTGCTGACCGCCCCCGAGCCGCTGCTGCAGGTGCTCGTCCAGCGCTGGCGGACGCTGATTCCGATGGCGGTGCTGCTGGTGATCGTGATCTCCGCCTCGCTCGGCTTCAACGTGTTCGAGCGCACCCCGGGGCTTGCCGAACTGGTCGCTTGGCTCGAGCGTATTCCCATCGTCAAGGGGCTGGCGTTCCGGGTGGTGCTGGCGGTGATCGTGGCTCTGGCAGTGAGTTTCGCCTTCCGGGCGGTGCGCCGACAGGCGGGGGCGGTGTTCTCCTCGGGGCTGAAGAATGTCGCCAAGACGGTGCAGATCCAGCTCTGCGCCGGAGTCATGGTGGGGGTCTTCTACCAGGCCGGCTTGATCGACCTGGTGCAGCAGGCCACTGCCCACCTGGCTGCCCACTGGATGGCCGCCGCCGGTGGCCTGGCGACCCTCGCCGTGGGCATGCTCACCGGCTCGCAGACCACCTCCCAGACCATGATCGTGAGCATGATGGCGCCGGCGCTGACCCATCTTGGCAGTGATCCGACGCATGTGGCGGTGGGCGCGGCGCATCTGGCCATGGCCGGGCAGTCGATGCCGCCGGTGGGGTTGACCACCTTCGTGGTGACGGGGCTGGTAGGCGGTATCGTGGGGGTCAAGGTCGATCCGGTGAAGACCATGCTGCTGGCGCTGCCGGTGACGGTCTACTTCACCCTGGTCGGGTTCGTGTTCTGGTTCATGGGGTAG
- a CDS encoding FAD-dependent oxidoreductase, which translates to MNTRAIAVVGGGIVGLCTALSLQQRGFAVTLVAPEAPREMTSYGNAGVITQASVIPLNIPGLLGKVPRYLLNRDPALRIAPGFLPRAMPWLLRFMRGCQAESVASRAAALARLIRPALAAHRHWAREAGAESLFHVTGWTKLYRHPQARERVRRECQLWEANDVAYEPLTGAALEQVFHGASRHYSLGLRIPDTAYVDTPGALVARYRDLFVARGGRWQCASVAGIEAVSGGFRLQGGDTRYAQVAICAGPWSRELVAPLGYRPPLAFERGYHQAFALGTEQGLAMPFHDVEGAFVCTPMNGGVRVLTGIEFDARDRKPTPRQLERVLPRVRQVLALGEPQGEPWLGRRPSLPDGLPMIGAAPRHPGLWFAFGHGHIGLSTGAVTGEWLAEDILRGGEDPQRGAFSPARYV; encoded by the coding sequence ATGAATACACGCGCCATTGCAGTGGTCGGCGGCGGTATCGTCGGCCTGTGTACCGCACTCTCGCTGCAGCAGCGCGGTTTTGCGGTGACCCTGGTGGCCCCCGAGGCGCCGCGGGAGATGACCTCCTATGGCAACGCCGGGGTGATCACCCAGGCGTCGGTCATTCCGCTCAATATTCCCGGGCTGCTCGGCAAGGTGCCGCGCTACCTGCTCAATCGCGACCCGGCGCTGCGCATCGCGCCGGGTTTTCTGCCGCGGGCCATGCCCTGGCTGCTGCGCTTCATGCGTGGCTGTCAGGCGGAGTCGGTGGCCAGTCGTGCCGCCGCGCTGGCGCGCCTGATCCGGCCCGCGCTCGCGGCGCACCGCCACTGGGCGCGGGAGGCGGGCGCCGAGTCGCTGTTCCACGTAACCGGCTGGACCAAGCTCTACCGTCATCCACAGGCGCGTGAACGCGTACGCCGGGAGTGCCAGCTGTGGGAGGCCAACGATGTCGCCTATGAGCCCCTCACCGGGGCGGCACTGGAGCAGGTCTTCCACGGCGCCTCGCGCCATTACAGCCTTGGGCTGCGTATTCCCGATACCGCCTATGTGGATACCCCCGGGGCACTGGTGGCGCGCTATCGTGACCTTTTCGTGGCCCGCGGCGGGCGCTGGCAGTGCGCCAGCGTGGCGGGCATCGAAGCGGTCTCCGGCGGTTTTCGGCTGCAGGGCGGCGATACCCGCTATGCCCAGGTGGCCATCTGTGCCGGGCCCTGGTCGCGGGAGCTGGTGGCGCCGCTGGGCTATCGCCCCCCGCTGGCGTTCGAGCGTGGCTATCACCAGGCGTTCGCGCTGGGTACCGAGCAGGGCCTGGCGATGCCGTTCCACGACGTCGAGGGGGCCTTCGTGTGCACGCCGATGAACGGCGGGGTGCGCGTGCTCACCGGGATCGAGTTCGACGCTCGCGACCGCAAGCCGACGCCGCGCCAGCTCGAGCGCGTGCTGCCACGGGTTCGCCAGGTACTGGCGCTGGGTGAACCCCAGGGGGAGCCCTGGCTGGGTCGCCGCCCCTCGCTGCCGGACGGTCTGCCGATGATCGGCGCTGCGCCGCGCCACCCCGGTCTCTGGTTCGCCTTCGGCCACGGCCATATCGGGCTGTCGACGGGGGCGGTCACCGGCGAGTGGCTGGCCGAGGACATTCTGCGTGGCGGTGAGGATCCCCAGCGCGGTGCCTTCAGTCCGGCGCGCTACGTCTAG
- a CDS encoding DUF2254 domain-containing protein, which translates to MMGRFQWIWRRLHRSLWYRASLYSLAGVVTALVAWVLTPWLTLPEFFTIGAKAVDSILDIIASSMLAVTTFSLSAMVTAYGSATSNVSPRATLLLIEDRITQNTLATFIGAFLFSLVGIVALAAGVYDADGRTLLFAATLVVIVLVVYQLIKWAGYLTRLGRVRDTIGKVERAASAALQARIDNPYLGGEAMPANLPSGLRQVRAQQVGYVQHIDTARLGTLAEDAETAIYVQALPGSFVDRDAGLAASPGLDETRAASIRAAFTIGPSRHFDQDPRFGLIVMAEVASRALSPGINDSGTAIDAIGCMVRVLTPWVEHAKDGIDEPEAPIRHVYVAALSSQDLFDDFFTPVGRDGAGSVEVGIRLQKALRALAAAGDAPIQALAREHMQLLVARCEQAMSLEADRARVRALLEPEPVRHA; encoded by the coding sequence ATGATGGGACGTTTTCAATGGATCTGGCGACGGCTCCACCGCTCGCTGTGGTATCGGGCCTCGCTCTACTCGCTGGCGGGGGTGGTGACCGCCCTGGTCGCCTGGGTGCTGACGCCGTGGCTGACGCTGCCCGAGTTCTTCACCATCGGCGCCAAGGCGGTGGACAGCATCCTCGACATCATCGCCTCGAGCATGCTCGCGGTGACCACCTTCTCGCTCAGCGCCATGGTCACCGCCTACGGCTCGGCGACCAGTAACGTCAGCCCGCGGGCGACCCTGCTGCTGATCGAGGACCGGATCACCCAGAACACCCTGGCCACCTTCATCGGCGCCTTCCTGTTCAGTCTGGTGGGGATCGTGGCACTGGCGGCGGGGGTCTACGACGCCGACGGGCGCACGCTGCTGTTTGCCGCCACCCTGGTGGTGATCGTGCTGGTGGTCTATCAGCTGATCAAGTGGGCGGGATATCTCACCCGGCTGGGTCGCGTGCGCGACACCATCGGCAAGGTAGAGCGGGCCGCCAGCGCCGCCCTCCAGGCGCGTATAGACAACCCCTATCTGGGCGGCGAGGCGATGCCCGCCAACTTGCCCTCTGGGTTGCGCCAGGTGCGGGCGCAGCAGGTGGGCTACGTGCAGCATATCGACACCGCGCGACTCGGCACGCTGGCCGAGGACGCGGAAACCGCGATCTACGTGCAGGCGCTGCCGGGCAGCTTCGTCGATCGTGATGCCGGGTTGGCCGCCAGCCCTGGCCTCGACGAGACGCGTGCGGCGTCGATCCGGGCAGCCTTCACCATCGGGCCGTCGCGGCATTTCGACCAGGACCCGCGCTTCGGCCTGATCGTGATGGCCGAGGTCGCCTCGCGCGCGCTCTCACCCGGCATCAATGATTCCGGTACGGCGATCGACGCGATCGGCTGCATGGTGCGCGTGCTGACCCCCTGGGTCGAGCACGCCAAGGATGGGATCGACGAACCCGAGGCGCCGATTCGTCATGTCTATGTCGCGGCGCTGTCGAGTCAGGATCTGTTCGATGACTTCTTTACCCCGGTGGGGCGGGATGGCGCCGGCAGCGTCGAGGTCGGCATTCGCCTGCAGAAGGCGCTGCGCGCGCTGGCGGCGGCGGGGGATGCGCCCATTCAGGCGCTGGCCCGGGAGCATATGCAGCTGCTGGTGGCGCGCTGCGAGCAGGCCATGTCGCTGGAGGCGGATCGCGCGCGGGTGCGCGCGCTGCTGGAGCCGGAGCCCGTCCGTCACGCCTGA